The Listeria monocytogenes genome window below encodes:
- a CDS encoding ABC-F family ATP-binding cassette domain-containing protein — protein MILLQVQQISKFFGAEVILDNIKLEVKTGDRIALVGRNGAGKSTLLKIIAGKMSYDGGTISKPKSVEIGYLAQNTGLESSKTIWDEMLSVFDSLRKMEADLRKMELRLGEPALYNDPEKYQALMTDYDTLQHTFKEIGGYTYEAEIRSVLNGLRFYPEDYEVEIASLSGGQKTRLALAKLLLAKQDILVLDEPTNHLDIETLAWLETYLQNYHGSLLIVSHDRYFLDKVVNQVYEISRTKIDHYKGNYSSFVSQKQAKLEQMWKEFDKQQKQIAKLEDFVARNIVRASTTKRAQSRRKQLEKMDVLGRPQGDEKAAHFGFQFEKQTGKDVLMVDQLSIGYAKDKRIASNLTFEMKRQDSLALVGPNGIGKSTLLKTLIRDIPALSGEFHFGAGVKIGYYDQEQAKLTSNKTVLMELWDDYPELNEVNVRTTLGNFLFSDDDVLKNVQSLSGGEKARLALAKLTLLEANVLILDEPTNHLDIESKEVLEAALIDFEGTILFVSHDRYFINRIASKIVELAPEKATVFLGDYDYYQEKLAEAKELARLDAEDRRKKGEQVEATASVRKLNYQEEKEQQKLLRQRKRKLEEVEKAMEATDEKIAELEHQLTEPEVFQNHEKALEITQELDAVKANGEKLMEEWETISEELESM, from the coding sequence ATGATATTATTACAAGTTCAGCAAATTTCTAAATTCTTCGGTGCAGAAGTTATTTTAGATAATATTAAATTAGAAGTTAAAACAGGCGACCGAATCGCTCTAGTTGGCCGAAATGGCGCGGGAAAATCCACTTTACTTAAAATCATCGCTGGTAAGATGAGCTACGATGGCGGAACCATTTCCAAACCAAAAAGCGTAGAAATTGGCTATTTAGCGCAAAATACCGGGCTAGAATCTTCTAAGACAATTTGGGATGAGATGCTTAGTGTGTTTGATTCGCTTCGAAAAATGGAAGCTGATTTACGCAAAATGGAGCTTCGTCTCGGCGAACCCGCACTTTATAATGATCCAGAAAAATACCAAGCACTAATGACAGACTATGACACGTTACAACATACATTTAAAGAAATTGGTGGTTATACTTATGAAGCAGAAATCCGTTCTGTTTTAAATGGCTTGCGTTTTTATCCAGAAGATTATGAAGTAGAAATTGCTTCTTTAAGCGGTGGACAAAAAACAAGGCTTGCTTTAGCTAAATTATTACTTGCTAAACAAGATATTCTCGTTCTCGATGAACCAACCAACCATTTGGACATCGAAACGCTAGCATGGCTCGAAACTTACTTGCAGAATTATCACGGTTCGTTACTCATCGTTTCCCACGATCGTTACTTCCTTGATAAAGTCGTAAACCAAGTATATGAAATCAGCCGCACAAAGATTGACCACTATAAAGGTAACTACAGCTCGTTCGTAAGTCAAAAACAAGCAAAATTAGAGCAAATGTGGAAAGAATTCGACAAACAACAAAAGCAAATTGCGAAACTTGAAGATTTTGTTGCCAGAAATATCGTTCGCGCATCGACAACAAAACGCGCCCAAAGTAGAAGAAAACAATTAGAAAAAATGGATGTGCTTGGTCGTCCTCAAGGTGATGAAAAAGCGGCTCATTTTGGTTTCCAATTTGAAAAGCAAACAGGTAAAGATGTTTTAATGGTAGATCAGCTGAGCATTGGTTACGCGAAAGATAAGCGCATTGCTTCCAACCTAACATTCGAAATGAAACGCCAAGATAGTCTCGCGCTCGTTGGTCCAAACGGAATCGGCAAGTCCACCCTACTTAAAACACTTATTCGTGACATTCCAGCTCTAAGTGGCGAATTCCACTTCGGAGCCGGCGTAAAAATTGGCTACTACGATCAAGAACAAGCCAAACTGACATCTAATAAAACGGTTTTAATGGAACTATGGGACGATTATCCAGAACTAAATGAAGTAAATGTTCGTACAACACTTGGGAATTTCCTTTTTTCAGATGATGATGTCTTAAAAAATGTCCAGTCTTTAAGCGGCGGCGAAAAAGCGCGGCTCGCCCTTGCGAAACTTACTTTACTAGAGGCCAATGTCCTTATTCTCGATGAACCGACCAACCATTTAGACATTGAAAGTAAAGAAGTTTTAGAAGCTGCTTTAATCGATTTTGAAGGCACTATTCTGTTTGTTTCCCATGACCGCTATTTTATTAACCGAATTGCTTCAAAAATCGTCGAACTAGCGCCGGAAAAAGCGACCGTTTTCTTAGGTGATTACGATTATTATCAAGAAAAATTGGCTGAAGCAAAGGAACTCGCACGACTTGATGCCGAAGATCGTCGCAAAAAAGGCGAACAAGTGGAAGCAACCGCCTCTGTTCGCAAATTAAACTATCAAGAAGAAAAAGAACAACAAAAACTACTGCGTCAAAGAAAACGCAAACTAGAAGAAGTAGAAAAAGCCATGGAAGCAACCGATGAAAAAATCGCTGAACTCGAACACCAATTAACGGAACCAGAAGTTTTCCAAAACCATGAAAAAGCCCTTGAAATAACTCAAGAGCTAGACGCCGTAAAAGCAAACGGAGAAAAACTTATGGAAGAATGGGAAACAATAAGTGAAGAACTGGAATCCATGTAA
- a CDS encoding alpha/beta hydrolase — MKKILIISSSIIIGLLVIITICASFYLYSYALARGNSSMNDTATTDETTATAKLAKKNREENVAWMEKQNLTQWTETAADDLKLVATYLAADHPSNTTIILAHGYRGKSGKVEMAGLARMYHEKFGYNVLMPDARAHGESEGENIGFGWPERKDYVKWINQVIDKNGTDTKITLHGVSMGSSTVLMTSGEKLPKQVKSVIADCGYTSMEAELSYQLKAMFHLPKFPIIPTASLINKAKEGFFFSEASAVDAVAKTDLPIFYIHGDSDAFVPTYMVDELYDATNSYKEKWIFKGAEHGQAFTIDPKSYEEKVRQFLNKTM; from the coding sequence ATGAAAAAGATTTTAATTATTTCTAGTTCGATTATCATTGGTTTACTTGTCATTATTACTATTTGCGCAAGTTTTTACTTATATAGTTATGCTTTAGCTCGTGGTAATTCCAGCATGAATGACACTGCAACAACAGACGAAACCACTGCAACAGCCAAACTAGCAAAGAAAAACCGGGAAGAAAATGTTGCCTGGATGGAAAAGCAAAATCTCACGCAATGGACAGAAACTGCAGCGGACGATTTGAAACTTGTTGCTACTTATTTAGCAGCAGATCACCCCTCTAACACAACAATTATTTTAGCCCACGGTTATCGTGGTAAAAGTGGTAAAGTCGAAATGGCAGGTCTCGCTCGGATGTACCATGAAAAATTTGGTTACAACGTTTTAATGCCTGATGCCAGAGCGCACGGCGAAAGTGAAGGCGAAAATATTGGATTTGGTTGGCCTGAACGAAAAGATTACGTGAAGTGGATTAACCAAGTAATTGATAAAAACGGTACAGATACGAAAATCACACTACATGGCGTTTCTATGGGTAGTTCTACTGTCCTTATGACAAGCGGTGAAAAGCTACCCAAACAAGTCAAAAGTGTTATCGCAGACTGCGGCTATACTTCGATGGAGGCCGAACTTTCTTATCAATTAAAAGCCATGTTCCACTTACCAAAATTCCCGATAATCCCAACAGCTAGTCTAATTAATAAAGCCAAAGAAGGATTCTTTTTCAGTGAAGCAAGTGCGGTTGATGCGGTCGCTAAAACAGACTTACCGATTTTCTACATTCATGGTGATTCGGATGCATTCGTCCCCACTTATATGGTAGACGAACTTTATGATGCTACGAATAGCTATAAAGAAAAATGGATTTTCAAAGGAGCAGAACACGGTCAAGCATTCACGATAGATCCAAAATCATACGAAGAAAAAGTACGCCAATTTTTAAATAAAACGATGTAA
- a CDS encoding redox-sensing transcriptional repressor Rex yields the protein MMEETTKIPQATAKRLPLYHRYLKYLDESGKERVSSAELSEAVKVDSATIRRDFSYFGALGKKGYGYNVSYILDFFSKTLSQDKQTNVALIGVGNLGTALLHYNFMKNNNIKIVAAFDVDPAKVGSVQQDIPIYHLNDMEEIVRENGVEVVILTVPADEAQVTVDRLIEADVKGILNFTPARISVPKQVRVHHIDLTTELQTLIYFLENYPAKTE from the coding sequence ATGATGGAGGAAACAACTAAAATTCCACAAGCGACAGCAAAACGCTTACCATTATATCATCGTTACTTGAAATACCTAGATGAGTCAGGTAAGGAACGAGTATCATCAGCGGAATTAAGTGAAGCGGTGAAAGTTGATTCAGCGACTATTCGACGTGATTTTTCGTACTTTGGCGCATTAGGTAAGAAAGGATACGGGTATAACGTTTCTTACATACTCGACTTTTTCAGCAAAACACTTAGTCAGGACAAACAGACAAATGTTGCACTAATCGGTGTAGGTAACCTAGGTACAGCATTATTACATTATAATTTCATGAAAAATAATAATATCAAAATCGTTGCTGCATTTGATGTAGATCCAGCGAAAGTAGGTAGTGTTCAACAAGATATTCCAATTTATCACTTGAATGATATGGAAGAAATTGTTCGTGAAAACGGTGTGGAAGTAGTTATTCTGACAGTTCCAGCTGACGAAGCTCAAGTAACTGTGGATCGTTTAATTGAAGCAGATGTAAAGGGGATTCTAAACTTTACACCAGCTCGTATCAGTGTTCCAAAACAAGTTCGTGTGCACCATATCGATCTAACTACGGAATTACAAACGTTAATCTATTTCCTGGAAAATTATCCAGCGAAAACAGAATAA
- a CDS encoding CPBP family intramembrane glutamic endopeptidase codes for MAKRYITIVLVYLILLFSASVGIPIVQHILLSTTSLSAESATSYGMVIWSIFSNLLSLAIIIPMLYRKPKENKIEIGEKTKPLLSIVWIVGGVIGLYVAQIICSVIITMISGELSNSANTELLVDLTKAAPVFLIFISILGPILEELVFRKVIFGGLSNVTNIHVAAVISSLFFGLLHGDISFLLTYFVIGLILCFLYTKTKRIAVSMGAHILMNTIVLLLSLGIIGG; via the coding sequence TTGGCTAAGCGTTATATTACGATTGTTTTAGTTTATTTAATATTACTATTTTCTGCATCTGTTGGGATTCCAATTGTTCAACATATTTTACTAAGTACGACATCCCTTTCAGCGGAGAGCGCCACATCTTATGGAATGGTTATCTGGTCGATATTCTCTAATCTTTTATCACTTGCCATCATTATTCCGATGCTTTACAGAAAACCAAAAGAAAATAAAATCGAAATCGGTGAAAAAACAAAACCGCTTCTAAGTATTGTGTGGATTGTTGGAGGCGTTATTGGTTTATATGTGGCACAAATTATTTGTAGTGTTATTATTACAATGATTTCTGGGGAGTTAAGTAATTCTGCTAATACAGAGTTACTTGTTGACTTGACTAAAGCTGCACCTGTTTTCTTAATTTTTATTTCTATTTTGGGACCAATTTTAGAAGAACTTGTCTTTCGAAAAGTGATTTTCGGCGGGCTAAGTAATGTGACGAATATTCATGTGGCCGCGGTAATTAGTTCGCTTTTCTTTGGATTACTTCACGGCGATATTTCTTTCTTACTTACTTATTTTGTTATCGGACTAATTCTTTGTTTTCTTTATACGAAGACAAAACGGATTGCGGTTTCAATGGGCGCTCATATTTTAATGAATACGATTGTTTTGCTTTTGAGTCTTGGAATTATTGGGGGATAA